A portion of the Sphaerochaeta pleomorpha str. Grapes genome contains these proteins:
- a CDS encoding heavy-metal-associated domain-containing protein: MKTEILTSGMHCNGCENRMVKALKGLEDIKDAKADAKTGKVVIKHSKEETITEAKTLIGEIGFEVLST; encoded by the coding sequence ATGAAAACCGAAATTTTGACTTCAGGTATGCATTGTAATGGATGTGAGAATAGAATGGTCAAAGCCCTCAAGGGCCTTGAAGATATAAAGGACGCAAAGGCCGATGCAAAAACCGGCAAGGTCGTGATAAAGCACTCCAAGGAAGAGACAATCACGGAGGCAAAAACCTTGATCGGGGAAATTGGCTTTGAGGTACTGAGTACATGA
- a CDS encoding heavy metal translocating P-type ATPase codes for MKEVNVGIGGMVCASCSSAVEKTLNKLPGIDIAQVNLATETASIKFDEAKLTFEQIKSAVDRIGYSIIEKETEAEKTAKKAQELQNLKNRLIISSILTVFLLYFAMGPMVGIKVPFTPIIQAYIQLVLCIGTMFSGSAFFTKGFKSLFKREPNMDSLVAIGTTASFLYSLWGIVQLSMGNHMAAHALYFEGAGTILTLVMLGRYLENRSKGKTGEAIRKLMELAPSKATILKDGNQVIVDAASVAVDDIVLVKPGEKLPVDGVVLSGASSIDESLLTGESLPVEKSLGSNVYAATINTTGTLQYRASKVGSDTALANIINLVQEAQGSKAPIARVADKISGVFVPVVMGISVLTFLAWMLGGTSFDTAIIRAVSVLVIACPCSLGLATPIAIMVSSGKGAKLGILFRHAAAIEQLKTVQTVLFDKTGTLTEGKPVVTDMIGDDTTLLLRLAASVENNSEHPLSRAVVLKAEQEHYELFETKDFKATIGKGIEATVEGMQIKIGNLAMMETYGIIIDAKANQQLLDLSDQGKTPLLVAKDDKLFGIIAVADTLKKETAQAIEMLRRQGIKTVMLTGDNERTARAIAKQAGIDEYLAGQLPGQKEQTVTEFAKKGTVAMVGDGINDAPALAKADIGIAVGSATDVARETADVVLVRNNLQDVGKAFLLSKATMRNIHQNLFWAFFYNILGIPVAAGLLTLFGGPQLSPMLAAFAMSMSSVCVVTNALRLNRFK; via the coding sequence ATGAAAGAAGTAAACGTAGGAATAGGAGGTATGGTATGTGCCTCCTGCAGTTCTGCAGTGGAGAAGACATTGAACAAGTTACCTGGCATCGATATTGCCCAGGTAAACCTTGCAACGGAAACTGCCTCGATCAAATTCGATGAGGCCAAATTGACGTTTGAGCAGATTAAAAGTGCTGTAGACAGAATCGGGTATTCTATCATCGAAAAAGAAACCGAGGCTGAAAAAACTGCAAAAAAAGCACAGGAACTCCAAAACCTAAAGAATCGTTTGATCATCTCTTCGATCCTTACGGTATTCCTGCTTTATTTTGCAATGGGACCGATGGTAGGCATCAAGGTCCCGTTCACGCCCATAATCCAAGCCTATATCCAGCTGGTGCTCTGTATAGGTACTATGTTCAGCGGTTCAGCCTTTTTCACAAAGGGCTTTAAGAGTCTCTTCAAGAGAGAACCGAATATGGATAGCCTGGTTGCAATCGGGACGACTGCAAGCTTTTTGTACAGTCTCTGGGGAATCGTGCAGCTTTCGATGGGAAACCATATGGCTGCCCATGCACTGTATTTTGAAGGCGCAGGGACTATCCTCACCTTGGTCATGCTCGGTCGTTACCTGGAAAACCGTTCCAAAGGTAAAACCGGCGAAGCTATCCGGAAACTTATGGAACTTGCACCTTCCAAAGCCACGATACTCAAAGATGGCAACCAAGTTATTGTTGACGCTGCCTCTGTGGCAGTCGATGACATCGTACTGGTAAAACCCGGGGAGAAGCTTCCAGTCGATGGGGTTGTCCTTTCCGGTGCTTCCTCTATCGATGAATCGCTGTTAACCGGCGAGAGTCTTCCCGTTGAAAAATCTTTGGGTAGCAATGTCTACGCTGCGACGATTAACACCACCGGGACCCTGCAATACAGGGCAAGCAAGGTAGGATCTGACACTGCGTTGGCAAATATCATCAATCTTGTCCAGGAAGCCCAGGGCTCGAAGGCTCCTATTGCGCGTGTTGCAGACAAAATTTCCGGGGTTTTCGTTCCCGTGGTCATGGGAATTTCAGTACTGACTTTTCTTGCCTGGATGCTTGGTGGTACGTCCTTCGACACTGCAATTATCAGGGCAGTAAGCGTTCTGGTCATAGCCTGTCCCTGTTCTCTCGGCCTTGCAACCCCGATTGCCATCATGGTTTCTTCGGGCAAAGGTGCAAAACTCGGCATTCTGTTTAGGCATGCCGCTGCAATTGAGCAACTCAAAACGGTACAGACAGTTCTTTTCGATAAGACGGGGACTCTCACCGAGGGTAAGCCTGTGGTTACCGACATGATCGGTGATGACACAACCCTTCTACTCAGGCTTGCTGCCAGCGTAGAGAACAACAGCGAACATCCTCTTTCCAGGGCTGTTGTCTTGAAAGCCGAACAAGAACACTATGAACTGTTTGAAACCAAAGATTTCAAGGCTACTATCGGAAAAGGTATCGAAGCCACAGTTGAAGGAATGCAGATAAAGATCGGTAACCTGGCAATGATGGAAACCTATGGCATCATTATCGATGCAAAGGCTAACCAACAGTTGCTTGACCTTTCAGACCAAGGGAAAACCCCTCTTCTCGTAGCTAAGGACGATAAACTTTTCGGTATCATTGCCGTAGCCGATACCTTGAAAAAAGAAACAGCACAGGCAATCGAGATGCTCAGGAGACAAGGCATTAAAACGGTTATGCTTACCGGCGACAACGAACGGACTGCCAGGGCAATTGCCAAGCAGGCAGGCATAGACGAGTACCTGGCTGGCCAGCTTCCTGGGCAGAAAGAACAGACGGTAACCGAATTTGCCAAAAAAGGAACGGTAGCCATGGTTGGAGACGGTATCAACGATGCCCCGGCCCTGGCAAAAGCTGACATTGGAATAGCTGTGGGTAGTGCCACTGACGTAGCAAGGGAGACTGCCGATGTTGTATTGGTCAGGAACAACCTCCAGGACGTTGGAAAAGCTTTCTTGCTTTCAAAGGCAACGATGCGTAATATCCATCAGAACCTCTTCTGGGCGTTCTTCTATAACATATTGGGAATCCCAGTGGCAGCAGGGCTGCTTACCCTCTTTGGCGGTCCGCAGCTCAGCCCGATGCTTGCAGCCTTTGCTATGTCCATGTCCAGTGTGTGTGTGGTAACCAACGCCTTGAGACTCAACAGGTTCAAGTAG
- a CDS encoding MFS transporter, whose protein sequence is MTPVIIFLGFFVYSVSVTIFGTLASAIMDTTALPLSQMGSLLSILQAGAFLGIILSPVVLKRLKEASILRLGVIVMGLALGTLVFFPSKSMLFVIFACLGFGGFYVDSGSNAYLAGRFPDKRSTYIPILHFVYSLGALTSGYLILPFKGPSWHFGYAICGFLLLMLLLVGLQRDKGSLKGQQEIQDQHENREKLPAKVILRNKRFLLYCLVLMLYMASQQTCTSWLPLYIETSFHATPSMVAATMMSFWVGIACMRLIAPVLLHRGLHPLLLTAGGMALSFVALCGALLSPNVAIAYGAIALSGFGAGATIPLFIVEASSWFPANTAFVSVFYILCGTLGRMVFPYLVAIIAESYSLKLALLLSSLLLLLGFLLSVNVYRAGRSSGESQP, encoded by the coding sequence ATGACACCGGTTATCATTTTTCTGGGGTTCTTCGTGTATTCCGTTTCGGTTACCATATTCGGGACACTGGCTAGTGCGATTATGGACACAACAGCCTTACCCCTTTCTCAAATGGGATCGTTGCTCAGTATCCTCCAAGCAGGTGCCTTTTTGGGAATAATCCTTTCTCCTGTTGTGCTCAAGAGACTCAAGGAAGCATCCATCTTACGGCTCGGGGTTATAGTCATGGGCCTCGCGCTTGGGACCCTTGTCTTTTTTCCCTCGAAGAGCATGCTGTTTGTCATTTTTGCTTGTCTGGGATTTGGTGGGTTTTATGTCGATAGCGGGTCAAATGCCTACCTTGCAGGCCGCTTTCCCGATAAACGCTCTACCTATATTCCCATCCTTCATTTTGTCTATAGCCTCGGGGCTCTCACCTCTGGGTATCTGATACTTCCATTCAAGGGCCCGTCCTGGCATTTTGGATATGCTATCTGTGGGTTTCTGTTGCTTATGTTGCTCCTTGTAGGTTTGCAAAGGGACAAAGGATCCTTAAAAGGGCAACAAGAGATCCAAGACCAGCATGAAAACCGGGAAAAACTTCCTGCCAAGGTAATCCTTCGTAACAAGAGGTTTCTCCTCTATTGCCTGGTGCTCATGCTGTATATGGCAAGTCAACAGACCTGTACCAGTTGGCTCCCGCTCTATATAGAAACCTCTTTTCATGCAACTCCGTCTATGGTGGCAGCCACAATGATGAGCTTTTGGGTTGGAATTGCCTGTATGCGTCTGATTGCCCCTGTTTTGCTCCATAGGGGTTTACACCCGCTATTGCTTACAGCCGGAGGGATGGCCTTATCCTTTGTTGCCTTATGCGGTGCCTTGCTTTCCCCCAATGTGGCCATTGCCTATGGAGCCATCGCGCTCAGTGGATTTGGCGCAGGGGCAACCATACCCTTGTTCATTGTTGAAGCTTCTTCCTGGTTTCCTGCCAACACTGCATTCGTTTCCGTTTTTTATATCCTGTGTGGTACCTTAGGAAGGATGGTATTCCCCTATCTGGTTGCAATCATTGCAGAGTCATACAGTTTGAAACTTGCCTTGTTACTGTCTTCTTTGTTATTGCTTCTTGGTTTTTTGCTTTCTGTGAACGTCTACAGGGCAGGAAGATCGAGTGGGGAGAGCCAGCCATAA
- a CDS encoding substrate-binding domain-containing protein — protein MKKAFLLVLCLVLTVGFAFAAGAAETKNAIPKIGIAVPSPDHGWTGGVGWWAEKAVKDFEAKYPGKYEFKVLHADGYAKQLSDVEDLMVWGMDYLVILPHESAPLTPVVKEAHDSGVKVIVVDRGLTDTSFGYINLAGNNKEMGKVSGIYVRDYMKKNNLTKYVAMGGMPVVIDGERMNAFFDEMGKDASLVNLAGGRAYDFSDWSTQKGLELMENYLQKYPEIHAVFCQDDDVMTGVLQAIKESGRKDIKLVFGGAGSKAAYEMIMHDDPLVKATATYHPSMVYDAIAYCLDVAEGKKSSDFNTAKAPTAVVLPSVLVDKSNVSQFYDKDSVF, from the coding sequence ATGAAAAAAGCGTTTTTACTCGTGCTTTGTTTAGTTTTGACTGTTGGTTTTGCTTTCGCAGCCGGTGCTGCGGAAACAAAAAATGCCATTCCCAAAATTGGTATCGCAGTTCCTTCCCCCGATCATGGATGGACAGGTGGTGTCGGCTGGTGGGCTGAAAAGGCAGTAAAAGATTTTGAAGCAAAGTATCCTGGCAAGTATGAGTTCAAGGTATTGCATGCTGATGGATATGCAAAACAGCTTTCCGATGTCGAAGACTTGATGGTCTGGGGCATGGATTATCTGGTTATCCTTCCCCATGAATCAGCACCTCTTACCCCAGTGGTAAAAGAAGCCCACGATTCTGGCGTAAAGGTTATTGTTGTCGACCGTGGTTTGACTGACACTTCCTTTGGGTATATCAACCTCGCTGGAAACAATAAGGAAATGGGCAAAGTCTCCGGAATCTATGTACGCGACTATATGAAGAAGAACAACCTCACCAAGTATGTAGCGATGGGCGGAATGCCTGTTGTTATCGACGGCGAGAGAATGAATGCCTTCTTCGACGAGATGGGCAAGGATGCTTCCTTGGTCAACCTCGCCGGTGGCCGTGCCTATGATTTTTCTGACTGGTCGACCCAGAAAGGTCTCGAGCTGATGGAAAACTATCTGCAGAAGTATCCTGAGATCCATGCAGTGTTCTGTCAGGACGACGATGTCATGACCGGTGTCTTGCAGGCTATCAAAGAAAGCGGACGCAAGGATATCAAACTGGTATTCGGCGGAGCCGGTTCCAAGGCTGCCTATGAGATGATCATGCATGATGATCCTCTGGTAAAAGCAACTGCAACCTACCATCCGAGCATGGTATATGATGCAATCGCTTACTGTCTTGATGTTGCCGAAGGCAAGAAATCCTCTGACTTCAATACCGCCAAGGCACCGACGGCTGTTGTGCTTCCTTCCGTATTGGTAGACAAGAGTAATGTCAGCCAGTTCTACGACAAGGATTCTGTATTCTAG
- a CDS encoding ABC transporter permease: protein MGEKTVATYFKDFKIKDHSLGMAFVVLFVIAAFVGWPNFLRIRNLTNILRQISYTGIIGLGMTMVIISGGIDLSVGSMCAFVGGISIYFLNLFGPESILGIALTILFSLVLGMVCGALNGIMVAKFKMAPFIVTLGTMSIFRSLIQYFSNAGNILSENTLYGRIGSGVFLRLPIPVWCFFAVGILLHVVLNHTAFGRYICATGSNEQVAKYSAINVKLVKMIPYIITGLTVGVTALMWSSRLNCINPSDCTGYEMDAIAAAVIGGTLMSGGKGSIIGTMMGAVMLGIINNMLVMGGISAFLQQAVKGLVIIVAVLLQYNNNGK, encoded by the coding sequence ATGGGTGAGAAGACTGTAGCAACCTACTTCAAGGATTTCAAAATAAAGGATCATTCTTTGGGAATGGCGTTTGTAGTCCTGTTTGTCATAGCCGCCTTTGTCGGATGGCCTAATTTTCTGAGGATCAGGAACCTTACCAATATTCTGCGGCAGATTTCCTATACGGGGATAATTGGCCTTGGAATGACCATGGTAATAATTTCGGGGGGGATTGATCTAAGTGTCGGCTCCATGTGCGCCTTTGTAGGGGGCATATCGATTTATTTTCTGAACCTCTTTGGGCCTGAGTCAATTCTGGGAATTGCCCTTACCATTTTATTCAGCTTGGTTCTGGGTATGGTCTGTGGTGCTTTGAACGGAATCATGGTAGCCAAGTTCAAGATGGCTCCGTTTATCGTGACACTGGGAACCATGTCCATTTTTAGGTCCTTGATCCAGTATTTTTCCAATGCCGGCAATATTCTCTCTGAGAATACGCTCTATGGGAGAATCGGGAGTGGGGTGTTCTTGCGGTTGCCTATTCCTGTCTGGTGCTTTTTTGCCGTCGGTATACTCTTGCATGTGGTGCTCAACCACACGGCTTTTGGACGGTACATCTGTGCAACGGGTAGCAATGAGCAGGTAGCCAAGTATTCTGCGATAAATGTCAAACTGGTAAAAATGATTCCCTACATCATAACCGGATTGACTGTTGGGGTAACTGCCTTGATGTGGTCGAGTAGATTGAATTGTATCAACCCCAGTGATTGCACGGGCTATGAAATGGATGCGATTGCCGCAGCTGTCATCGGTGGTACGCTGATGAGCGGTGGAAAGGGTAGCATAATCGGGACCATGATGGGTGCCGTTATGCTCGGTATCATAAACAACATGCTTGTCATGGGAGGTATCAGTGCCTTCCTGCAGCAGGCTGTCAAGGGTCTTGTGATTATTGTTGCTGTACTGCTTCAGTACAACAACAATGGTAAATAA
- a CDS encoding sugar ABC transporter ATP-binding protein: MKGIVDSRDILYLDGISKEFSSVRVLDQITFGIREGEVMGLIGENGAGKSTLIKIICGIYQPTEGQVLLNGELVDIPDYITGKKLGIGIVPQEFNLINSLTVYENIFLGNEIHKGLLLDKKLMRLKAREQLDRLKMPVDVDKLVSDLSVAEKQMVEISKAMILDARILIFDEPTTTLTGHEVEILFDLMRNLREKGVTMVFVSHKLHEVKTICDRVTVFRDGKLISVDDIAEVDEHDLARKMVGRDFSQVFPPKLKRAENTVILEVGHFCIANLLKDVSFTLRKGEILGFAGLVGAGRTETMEALMGLRRLEKGTVLLNGEIVKIKNARDAVDHKLGYISEDRQGKGIVQGFDIPKNISLISLPDKYVRHGFIDKAAEDLSANHYIDEFKVVAASKKMELKYFSGGNQQKVYLARWMDTEPQILILDEPTRGIDINAKREIYEFIHALAESGISCILISSEMEEIIGLCSRVYVMKEGHIADCLEGDEITEENIMFNATGIKKGN, from the coding sequence ATGAAAGGAATCGTCGATTCAAGAGACATCCTCTATCTCGATGGAATCAGCAAGGAATTTTCTTCCGTCCGTGTTTTGGATCAGATTACCTTTGGTATCCGCGAAGGGGAAGTAATGGGTCTGATCGGGGAAAACGGGGCGGGAAAGTCCACGCTTATCAAAATAATCTGCGGAATCTACCAACCGACCGAGGGTCAGGTACTGCTCAACGGCGAGTTGGTAGATATTCCTGATTATATAACCGGGAAGAAACTGGGTATCGGCATTGTTCCGCAGGAATTCAACCTTATCAATTCACTGACGGTGTATGAGAACATATTTCTCGGCAATGAAATCCATAAAGGACTATTGCTCGACAAGAAACTGATGCGATTGAAAGCGAGGGAACAGCTTGACAGGCTCAAAATGCCTGTTGACGTAGATAAGCTGGTCAGTGACTTGAGTGTCGCTGAAAAACAGATGGTCGAAATCTCGAAGGCCATGATCCTCGATGCTCGAATCCTCATTTTTGATGAGCCTACGACCACTTTGACTGGGCATGAGGTAGAAATTCTGTTTGACCTCATGAGGAACCTGCGTGAAAAGGGTGTCACCATGGTGTTTGTCTCCCACAAACTCCATGAGGTGAAAACCATTTGTGACCGGGTTACGGTATTTCGCGATGGTAAGCTTATCAGCGTTGACGATATTGCAGAGGTCGATGAGCATGACCTTGCCAGGAAAATGGTAGGAAGGGATTTCAGCCAGGTATTTCCTCCCAAATTGAAACGGGCAGAGAATACCGTAATCCTCGAGGTAGGCCATTTCTGTATTGCCAACCTGCTCAAGGATGTCAGTTTTACCTTGCGTAAAGGTGAAATCCTTGGCTTTGCAGGTCTTGTAGGGGCTGGGCGGACCGAAACGATGGAAGCCCTTATGGGGCTTAGGAGGCTGGAAAAGGGTACTGTTTTGCTGAATGGCGAGATAGTGAAAATCAAGAATGCAAGGGATGCAGTCGACCATAAGCTTGGATACATCAGCGAGGACCGGCAAGGAAAGGGAATAGTCCAAGGATTTGATATCCCTAAAAATATTTCCTTGATTTCCCTGCCTGATAAATATGTAAGGCATGGTTTCATAGACAAAGCAGCCGAGGATCTGTCGGCTAACCACTATATAGATGAATTCAAGGTAGTGGCGGCTTCCAAAAAGATGGAACTCAAGTATTTCAGCGGAGGGAACCAACAGAAGGTGTATCTGGCCCGTTGGATGGATACTGAACCCCAGATTCTGATACTTGATGAACCCACCCGGGGTATCGATATCAACGCAAAACGTGAAATCTATGAGTTCATCCATGCGTTGGCTGAGTCGGGGATAAGTTGCATTTTGATCTCCTCAGAAATGGAAGAGATTATCGGACTTTGCAGCCGAGTCTATGTAATGAAGGAAGGTCACATCGCCGATTGCCTGGAAGGCGACGAAATAACCGAAGAGAATATTATGTTCAATGCTACCGGGATCAAGAAGGGGAATTAA
- a CDS encoding sugar phosphate isomerase/epimerase family protein has product MARPITIFTGQWADLPFEQVCKTVSEIGYDGVEIACWGDHMDVEKGAKDPSYIAEKKAILKKYNLQCFALGNHLGGQCVGDAFGDPRLAGFAPKKLSGNDQAIRDWGIQQMMYTAQAAKNMGCSVVTGFMGSPIWKFLYSFPSTSEMMVEAGYQEIYELWTPILDEFDRQGVKFALEVHPSEIAYDYYSTERLLQKFSHRAALGINFDPSHLQWQGLDPALFFRDFAKRIYHVHIKDCYVKLDGRSGILGSHIQFGDLRRGWNFVSPGHGDVNFDMIIREANAAGYKGPLSVEWEDNGMDRIFGATEALALSRKINFDPSNVDFDGAMEN; this is encoded by the coding sequence ATGGCTAGACCTATAACGATTTTTACCGGACAGTGGGCAGACCTTCCGTTTGAACAGGTTTGTAAGACCGTAAGCGAAATTGGCTATGACGGTGTCGAGATTGCTTGCTGGGGAGACCATATGGATGTCGAGAAGGGGGCAAAGGACCCTTCCTACATTGCAGAGAAAAAAGCAATCCTGAAGAAATACAACCTGCAGTGCTTTGCCTTGGGAAACCATCTTGGTGGCCAGTGCGTAGGCGACGCCTTTGGTGATCCGCGGCTTGCAGGCTTTGCCCCGAAGAAACTGAGTGGCAATGACCAGGCGATCAGGGACTGGGGTATCCAGCAAATGATGTATACCGCCCAGGCTGCAAAGAATATGGGATGTTCGGTGGTTACCGGATTCATGGGTTCCCCCATCTGGAAGTTTCTCTATTCATTCCCTTCTACCAGTGAAATGATGGTAGAGGCCGGGTATCAGGAAATCTATGAACTATGGACCCCCATCCTTGACGAATTTGACAGGCAGGGCGTCAAATTTGCCCTTGAAGTACATCCGTCCGAAATAGCCTATGATTACTATTCGACCGAACGATTGTTGCAGAAATTCTCGCATCGTGCAGCTTTGGGTATCAACTTCGATCCCAGTCATCTGCAGTGGCAGGGCTTGGACCCGGCTCTCTTCTTCCGGGATTTCGCAAAACGCATCTATCATGTCCATATCAAGGACTGCTATGTGAAGCTTGACGGCAGAAGTGGCATTCTGGGTTCCCATATCCAATTCGGTGACCTACGCCGTGGTTGGAACTTTGTTTCGCCGGGACACGGGGATGTCAATTTTGACATGATCATCCGTGAAGCGAATGCCGCCGGGTACAAGGGACCCTTGTCAGTAGAATGGGAAGACAACGGGATGGATAGGATTTTCGGGGCTACCGAGGCTTTGGCTTTGTCCCGGAAGATTAACTTCGATCCTTCGAACGTTGATTTCGACGGAGCCATGGAGAATTGA
- a CDS encoding Gfo/Idh/MocA family protein, which translates to MKPLNYGMVGGGSGAFIGDVHRKAIRIDGLATLCAGCFSRDAEKSKAFGAELGVAPDRLYTNYLEMAEQEAKREDGISFVVCVTPNISHYEVCKAFLMNGINVVCDKPLTWTIEQSQELVTICKEKDLLFGITYTYSGYPAVKQMRQMVSDGVLGKIKFVNGEYPQGWLGTPVDETSKLAPWRMDPKVAGISNCLGDIGSHIENLVANITGLKIERVCARLDRIVEGRTLDDNASVMVEFKGGAKGLYWSSQIAFGNDNGLRVRIYGEKGGLEWFQEDPDHFLYTPSDGPQQRWSRGRDAFCESAQSYSRIPAGHPEGLFEAFANIYKAYIRALAKKLSGENLVPSDLDFPSIEMGLDGVVFINKCVESSNQGASWVTLG; encoded by the coding sequence ATGAAACCACTTAACTATGGGATGGTAGGAGGAGGAAGCGGGGCGTTTATCGGGGATGTGCACAGGAAAGCCATCAGGATTGATGGTCTGGCAACGCTTTGCGCCGGTTGTTTTTCCCGCGATGCGGAGAAGTCGAAAGCCTTCGGAGCCGAATTGGGTGTTGCTCCTGACAGGCTTTACACCAATTACCTCGAAATGGCAGAACAGGAAGCGAAGCGGGAAGACGGCATTTCCTTTGTCGTCTGTGTTACCCCGAACATATCGCATTATGAAGTGTGCAAGGCCTTTCTTATGAATGGCATCAACGTCGTATGCGATAAGCCCCTCACCTGGACGATCGAACAGAGCCAGGAACTGGTAACCATCTGCAAGGAAAAAGATTTGCTTTTTGGTATTACCTACACCTATAGCGGGTACCCCGCTGTCAAGCAAATGCGGCAGATGGTCAGTGATGGGGTCCTTGGCAAGATAAAATTTGTCAATGGCGAATATCCCCAAGGTTGGCTTGGTACCCCGGTTGATGAAACAAGCAAACTGGCTCCCTGGCGGATGGATCCAAAGGTTGCCGGTATTTCCAATTGCCTCGGCGATATCGGAAGCCATATAGAGAATCTGGTGGCAAATATTACCGGTTTGAAAATCGAGCGTGTCTGTGCCCGCCTGGATAGAATCGTAGAAGGACGGACTCTGGACGATAATGCCTCGGTCATGGTGGAATTCAAGGGAGGGGCAAAAGGCCTCTACTGGTCCAGCCAGATTGCCTTTGGGAATGACAATGGCCTACGTGTACGGATCTATGGGGAGAAAGGTGGCCTTGAATGGTTCCAGGAAGACCCCGACCATTTCCTCTACACCCCATCCGATGGTCCCCAGCAACGATGGAGCCGGGGCCGGGATGCTTTCTGTGAGAGCGCCCAGAGCTATTCCAGAATCCCTGCAGGGCATCCTGAAGGGTTGTTCGAGGCCTTTGCCAATATCTATAAGGCCTACATCCGTGCTTTGGCAAAGAAACTGAGCGGTGAAAACCTTGTTCCTTCCGACCTCGATTTCCCCAGTATCGAAATGGGGCTTGATGGGGTTGTGTTTATCAACAAGTGTGTAGAGAGCAGCAACCAGGGCGCTTCATGGGTGACCTTGGGCTAA
- a CDS encoding DUF898 family protein encodes MPFGRFEFRGTGGSYFWLCIWTTVLTTLTLGLFYPWAECAVQKWKAKNTYIENKQLVFKGTGGGLFGTWLLIIILCIITLGIYIPWGFCRLERWKTNNLYFAGHGDNENF; translated from the coding sequence ATGCCATTTGGAAGATTTGAATTCAGAGGTACCGGTGGTTCGTATTTTTGGCTTTGCATTTGGACAACGGTATTAACCACGCTTACGCTAGGACTTTTTTATCCTTGGGCAGAATGTGCAGTCCAGAAATGGAAAGCAAAGAATACATATATTGAGAATAAGCAATTGGTTTTCAAAGGTACTGGGGGAGGGCTTTTTGGAACTTGGTTATTGATAATCATTCTTTGTATAATCACTCTAGGCATCTATATTCCCTGGGGATTCTGTAGACTGGAAAGGTGGAAGACAAATAATTTATATTTTGCCGGACATGGTGATAACGAAAATTTTTAA
- a CDS encoding sugar phosphate isomerase/epimerase family protein, translating to MPIKIGALLKIEEITADSLSALSRSGFETLAISFWGSLGPVDLENLADLVRASSLEVSALSIFGNPLGNEETLTAWKELISHASLFGSPYVTGFAGRVPGNSVEHSLSAWKETFSSLLEIAYKKECKGLLFENCRMGDLWKRGNWNIAINDEAWSLMFNALDDGKLGLEWEPCHQVEAFLDPLAQLLRWKGKVKHVHGKDATVNRQLLSEIGIYSSRKAITPVLPGLGDTDWASIKAILTQDAYEGCIDIESMETTFFNKYEQKLDSLRYLQQCDRN from the coding sequence ATGCCAATAAAGATTGGAGCTCTGTTGAAAATTGAGGAGATCACTGCCGATTCCCTCTCTGCTTTGTCTCGTAGCGGTTTCGAAACCCTTGCCATTTCGTTCTGGGGAAGCCTTGGTCCTGTGGACCTGGAAAACCTTGCCGACTTGGTTAGAGCCTCTTCTTTAGAGGTTTCAGCCCTTTCCATATTTGGAAACCCTTTAGGAAATGAAGAGACGCTCACTGCCTGGAAAGAACTCATAAGCCATGCCTCGCTGTTTGGGTCACCATATGTAACCGGGTTCGCCGGGCGGGTCCCCGGTAACAGTGTCGAACACTCCCTGTCAGCTTGGAAAGAAACCTTTTCTTCCCTTCTTGAGATAGCATATAAGAAAGAATGCAAGGGTCTGCTTTTTGAGAACTGCCGCATGGGAGACCTTTGGAAACGGGGAAACTGGAATATAGCGATCAACGATGAAGCCTGGTCTTTGATGTTCAATGCCTTGGATGACGGGAAACTGGGCCTGGAATGGGAACCCTGCCACCAAGTGGAAGCTTTTCTCGACCCTTTGGCCCAACTCTTGCGATGGAAGGGCAAAGTGAAGCATGTACATGGCAAGGATGCCACGGTTAACAGGCAATTGCTTTCTGAGATTGGCATCTACTCATCCAGAAAAGCCATAACCCCGGTTCTGCCCGGCCTGGGTGATACCGATTGGGCTTCCATAAAGGCTATTTTGACGCAGGATGCGTATGAAGGCTGTATCGACATAGAGTCGATGGAGACTACCTTTTTCAATAAGTATGAACAAAAATTGGATTCGTTACGGTATTTGCAGCAATGTGATCGGAACTGA